In Microvenator marinus, one genomic interval encodes:
- a CDS encoding GGDEF domain-containing protein — MGKDSTVVTVISKIPQEQAKREACLVVINGADLGKKYVLGQAHTVIGRSSKVDIQIDEESISRSHATIENYGDKIVARDLQSTNGTYVNDVAISERPLMDGDQIKIGRTIFKFLSGSNVEAQYHDEIYRLTTTDGLTQVYNKRFLLKEMEREMSRSLRYDRELSLIMCDIDHFKPINDTYGHLAGDHILRQLAKRIREHIRRDDIVARYGGEEFALVLPEVDKHKAGQMAEKLRKIISDQPFIFDNITIPITLSMGISDLEEYKKVVPNSSESDVNPFAFIKLSDDRLYQAKQSGRNRIVIG, encoded by the coding sequence ATGGGAAAAGATAGCACAGTTGTAACGGTAATCTCGAAGATTCCTCAGGAGCAGGCCAAAAGAGAGGCGTGCCTTGTGGTGATCAACGGTGCCGATTTGGGCAAGAAGTACGTGTTAGGCCAAGCCCACACTGTGATCGGCCGTTCTAGCAAGGTCGACATCCAAATCGATGAAGAGTCGATTTCTCGTTCTCACGCTACAATCGAGAATTATGGGGATAAGATTGTCGCTCGAGACCTTCAGTCCACGAACGGGACCTACGTCAACGACGTCGCGATTTCTGAAAGACCGCTCATGGATGGCGACCAGATTAAGATTGGCCGTACCATCTTCAAGTTTCTTAGCGGTTCCAACGTGGAGGCTCAGTATCACGACGAGATTTACCGGCTGACCACGACTGACGGTTTGACTCAGGTCTACAATAAGCGCTTCCTCTTGAAAGAGATGGAACGTGAGATGAGCCGCTCGCTTCGCTACGATCGGGAGCTTTCACTCATCATGTGTGATATCGACCACTTTAAGCCCATCAATGACACGTACGGCCACCTTGCCGGCGACCATATCTTGCGCCAACTCGCAAAGCGCATAAGAGAACATATTCGCCGAGACGATATCGTCGCTCGCTACGGTGGAGAGGAGTTTGCGCTGGTGCTGCCCGAAGTGGACAAGCATAAAGCGGGTCAAATGGCCGAAAAGCTCCGCAAGATTATCTCCGACCAACCCTTCATCTTCGATAATATCACCATCCCGATCACGCTCTCGATGGGAATTTCCGATCTGGAAGAGTACAAGAAGGTGGTGCCGAATTCTTCTGAATCTGACGTCAACCCGTTTGCGTTCATCAAACTTTCGGACGACA
- a CDS encoding energy transducer TonB translates to MSLKPTQRNSHQGSVAIGFVLSVLLHLPLLLLTGRMPTNVEPLQPSSIQSQNSLALSLVEEIPEEEKEEEDPTGQVVSFERPDVEKTPEKARFIDQYESESDREQVRKALPGAPETPTPKPQPKPTPDSQEVAEERAEESPRSAEDPDLPSPLEKSDGKSEAREAAQAAQEQRLNPQALFPQLNDSRIVNPAGQGGSIDYLRDVDEGEKTLLNRKTERYWAFFDRVKLQIAEEYSAHKVYQRRDPTGNIYGVKDRYSTVRVTLNSDGSVRQLHVSRRSGLDFLDDEAVRSVREAAPFHNPPEGLKDQDGLIHFTFGFYLEITNEPNFRIFR, encoded by the coding sequence ATGAGTCTGAAACCAACACAACGCAATTCACATCAGGGGAGTGTGGCGATCGGCTTTGTGCTTTCAGTACTCTTGCACCTGCCGCTCCTGCTACTTACGGGGCGAATGCCGACCAACGTTGAGCCGCTTCAGCCCTCGTCCATTCAAAGTCAAAACTCACTCGCCTTGAGCCTCGTCGAAGAGATTCCAGAGGAAGAAAAAGAAGAGGAAGACCCCACAGGACAGGTGGTCTCATTTGAAAGGCCAGATGTAGAAAAGACGCCTGAGAAAGCGAGATTCATCGACCAATACGAGTCGGAATCAGACCGCGAGCAGGTTCGAAAGGCCCTACCTGGGGCCCCTGAAACTCCCACGCCAAAACCTCAACCAAAGCCGACACCGGACTCTCAGGAAGTCGCTGAAGAACGTGCCGAGGAATCGCCCCGCAGCGCCGAAGACCCAGACCTCCCCTCCCCTTTGGAAAAGTCTGATGGCAAGAGTGAGGCTCGCGAGGCGGCCCAGGCGGCCCAGGAACAAAGGTTGAATCCGCAAGCCCTTTTTCCTCAACTCAACGATTCGCGAATCGTAAATCCGGCCGGTCAAGGCGGCTCAATCGACTACTTGAGAGACGTGGATGAGGGCGAGAAGACGCTTCTCAACAGAAAAACTGAGCGCTACTGGGCATTTTTTGACCGAGTAAAGCTGCAGATCGCGGAAGAATATTCGGCACATAAAGTCTACCAACGCCGAGATCCCACCGGAAATATCTACGGGGTGAAGGACCGATACTCAACGGTTCGCGTCACCTTGAATTCCGATGGAAGTGTACGCCAACTGCACGTGAGCCGGCGTTCTGGCCTTGATTTCTTGGATGACGAAGCCGTCAGATCCGTGCGGGAAGCTGCGCCTTTCCACAACCCGCCCGAAGGTCTTAAGGACCAAGATGGCTTGATTCACTTTACGTTTGGCTTCTATCTAGAGATCACCAACGAGCCCAACTTCCGCATCTTTAGATGA
- a CDS encoding metal-dependent transcriptional regulator translates to MPTVSVENYLKTIYSLQAEGDRVSTKVLAGALDVSQPSVTSMLQSMATEGLVEYQPYRGALLSEFGRRMALQVIRKHRLIEMFLVETLGYTWDEVHDEAEALEHAISDLLAERMEAFLGHPQFDPHGDPIPTADGHVHHRDVIPLHEIVPGMSVRVARVLDQAPDVLRHLNSVGIVPDSTIEVIDVLPFDGQMTVRVQDSDVPLSRNLASRIVVTEA, encoded by the coding sequence ATGCCAACCGTATCGGTAGAAAACTATCTCAAGACCATCTACAGCTTGCAGGCGGAAGGTGATCGTGTGAGCACCAAGGTGCTCGCTGGTGCGCTTGATGTCTCACAGCCGTCTGTGACCAGTATGCTTCAGTCAATGGCGACTGAAGGGCTTGTTGAGTATCAACCGTATCGAGGCGCCTTACTCAGCGAATTTGGGCGCAGAATGGCTTTACAGGTCATTCGAAAGCACCGTTTGATCGAGATGTTTTTGGTCGAGACGCTCGGCTACACGTGGGACGAAGTTCATGACGAAGCGGAGGCCCTAGAACACGCCATCAGTGACCTACTAGCCGAGCGAATGGAGGCGTTCCTCGGCCACCCGCAATTTGATCCGCATGGGGATCCAATCCCGACGGCTGATGGTCACGTGCACCATCGCGACGTCATCCCGCTTCATGAGATTGTCCCCGGCATGAGTGTTCGAGTAGCCCGTGTTCTGGACCAAGCGCCGGATGTCCTCAGGCACCTGAACAGTGTCGGCATCGTGCCGGACTCCACAATCGAAGTGATCGATGTGCTTCCCTTTGATGGGCAAATGACCGTGCGCGTGCAGGATTCGGACGTTCCACTGAGCCGAAACCTCGCCTCTAGAATTGTGGTGACAGAGGCCTAG
- a CDS encoding metal ABC transporter permease, which translates to MNWIVEPWTWGAFMWRAALALLLVSVVCVPAGVFLYLKRLSLMSDAMSHIVLPGIVIAYLAVGSLSGWVLLPGAAIAGVLASLLISNLSSRRWVRPDAAMAIVFTTFFALGVILLSTQAKNAHIDTDCVLFGNVLGLTDESLWLLGVSGIVLSTLLIVFFRWLKISAMDAGFAASLGIPVTALHYGLMSSVSVGTVASFEAVGAILVISFFIVPAAFGRLLARSLKTHIFVAFVFSILTSLIGLYVSVYLNTSTAGAIVSVQGAVYFAGVLIDWLRTHFRAQETRVEPT; encoded by the coding sequence ATGAACTGGATAGTCGAACCATGGACATGGGGAGCTTTCATGTGGCGCGCCGCCTTGGCGCTGCTGCTCGTATCCGTGGTGTGTGTTCCTGCCGGGGTGTTTCTTTACCTAAAGCGACTTAGTCTTATGTCCGACGCGATGTCTCATATCGTGCTTCCTGGCATCGTCATCGCTTATCTGGCTGTGGGGTCGCTCTCAGGGTGGGTGCTCTTACCCGGGGCAGCCATTGCGGGGGTCTTGGCATCTCTGCTGATCTCGAATCTCTCATCTCGTCGCTGGGTTCGGCCTGATGCCGCGATGGCCATCGTCTTCACCACCTTTTTTGCGCTCGGTGTGATTCTCTTGTCCACGCAGGCCAAGAACGCGCATATCGATACCGACTGTGTCCTCTTTGGAAACGTGCTCGGCCTGACCGATGAATCGCTTTGGCTCCTTGGGGTTTCGGGAATAGTTCTCTCAACCCTACTGATCGTGTTCTTCCGCTGGCTCAAGATCTCTGCAATGGACGCGGGTTTTGCGGCGTCTCTAGGGATTCCTGTCACCGCGCTTCATTATGGACTGATGTCTAGCGTTTCCGTGGGCACTGTGGCCAGTTTCGAAGCGGTCGGTGCGATATTGGTGATTTCCTTTTTCATCGTTCCTGCGGCCTTTGGAAGATTATTGGCACGCTCGCTGAAGACCCATATCTTTGTGGCGTTTGTGTTCTCGATTCTAACGTCCCTGATCGGACTCTATGTCTCGGTGTACTTGAACACGAGCACAGCAGGTGCGATTGTGAGCGTTCAAGGTGCAGTCTATTTCGCGGGAGTGTTGATCGATTGGCTTCGAACGCACTTCCGAGCCCAAGAGACACGAGTTGAGCCGACCTGA
- a CDS encoding metal ABC transporter permease: MSEVIAHTLELLGGESSFGLRATFGAALVGLTSALLGVFVVLRRLSLIGDAAGHATLPGVAAGFLVSGTKSLPWIYGGALASVAAATLTISLLEGRRRSSTDASIGVSLVFYFGLGILLISYAQSHPSGAQAGLSGFLFGNAAAMTNAQFFTLFGVFVASAAAIVIFWRALEVSSFDPDFCSSIGWNPHLLRVGTMFWIGLVVVVSVQSVGAVLASAMLVIAPSAALNLKLSLKATVVVSAILGALSGLIGGWASFVFSGVGTGPAMVLAAAIIFAFTLALRRFRS; this comes from the coding sequence ATGAGTGAGGTCATCGCCCATACCCTTGAGCTTTTGGGCGGAGAGAGCTCATTTGGGCTCCGGGCCACGTTTGGAGCCGCGCTTGTAGGTTTGACCTCAGCACTGCTTGGAGTCTTCGTGGTTTTGAGAAGGCTCTCATTGATTGGGGATGCCGCTGGGCACGCCACACTTCCGGGCGTGGCCGCGGGTTTCCTCGTATCAGGAACTAAGTCACTCCCCTGGATTTATGGCGGGGCGCTCGCCTCCGTTGCGGCAGCCACACTTACGATTAGCTTGCTCGAGGGTCGACGAAGGTCTAGCACCGACGCGTCGATTGGAGTGTCGTTGGTGTTCTATTTTGGGCTCGGGATCCTTCTGATTTCCTACGCTCAATCTCATCCAAGTGGAGCACAAGCGGGTCTGAGTGGATTTTTGTTTGGAAACGCAGCTGCAATGACCAATGCACAATTCTTCACGTTGTTTGGCGTGTTTGTGGCATCCGCAGCGGCTATCGTGATCTTCTGGCGAGCCCTTGAAGTCTCGAGCTTTGATCCAGACTTCTGCTCGTCGATCGGATGGAACCCACACCTTTTGCGAGTGGGTACGATGTTTTGGATCGGGTTGGTCGTGGTCGTCAGCGTACAAAGCGTCGGTGCTGTGCTGGCATCTGCCATGCTGGTCATTGCCCCGAGCGCGGCGTTGAATCTCAAGTTAAGCCTGAAGGCAACGGTTGTGGTCTCGGCGATCTTAGGAGCACTCAGTGGCCTAATAGGTGGCTGGGCGAGCTTTGTGTTTTCGGGTGTTGGAACGGGACCAGCGATGGTCCTCGCTGCCGCAATAATCTTTGCTTTCACGCTCGCTTTGAGGCGCTTTAGATCATGA
- the aztA gene encoding zinc ABC transporter ATP-binding protein AztA yields MLIEVSGLGVKYDDIVALKDVSLEIGGDQIVGILGPNGSGKSTLIKCIAGVLKPTSGDLKLSIERKKVAYVPQRSSVDWDFPASVKDVVKQGRYPHLGLFGRYSKSDESKVESALERMGLRELGSRQIGELSGGQAQRVFLARALAQEAELLLLDEPFQGVDAVSEAALMKVLKQFRQDGKTVLVVHHDLQTVQEYFDRVILLNQTLVASGETSEVFNAQNVKSAYGGRVAIFPEAP; encoded by the coding sequence ATGTTGATCGAAGTCTCAGGTCTGGGGGTAAAGTACGATGATATCGTTGCGCTGAAGGATGTGTCCCTTGAGATTGGTGGCGACCAAATCGTGGGGATTCTAGGGCCGAACGGTTCTGGAAAATCAACGCTCATCAAGTGCATCGCCGGAGTGCTCAAACCTACATCTGGCGATTTGAAGCTATCCATCGAACGGAAGAAAGTTGCCTATGTGCCTCAACGTTCAAGTGTGGATTGGGACTTTCCGGCGAGCGTGAAGGACGTCGTAAAACAAGGCAGATACCCTCATCTAGGACTCTTTGGCCGCTACTCAAAATCGGACGAATCCAAGGTTGAGTCTGCTCTCGAGCGAATGGGCTTGAGGGAGTTGGGTAGCCGGCAAATCGGTGAGCTCTCGGGCGGCCAAGCCCAGCGGGTCTTTCTAGCAAGAGCGCTCGCTCAAGAGGCCGAACTTCTACTCTTGGATGAGCCATTCCAAGGTGTAGACGCGGTTTCCGAAGCCGCTTTGATGAAGGTGCTGAAGCAATTTCGCCAAGATGGAAAAACTGTTCTGGTCGTCCACCACGATTTGCAAACGGTTCAAGAGTATTTCGACCGCGTAATACTCTTGAACCAAACGCTCGTCGCCAGTGGTGAGACATCGGAGGTGTTCAACGCACAAAACGTAAAGTCCGCCTATGGTGGAAGGGTGGCGATCTTCCCGGAAGCACCATGA
- a CDS encoding metal ABC transporter substrate-binding protein, with protein sequence MRWIAILISVFVLGCESKSTPADSYEVVTTTTMLADMVQELAGPDVKVRSLVPVGADPHLYQPTPADVRDVSRASLVVTNGLGLEGWIDDLVRNAGGKDARVFVATSGIEPLKIDSDIDPHFWFDVSLWSTSTSGVEKQLVELQIAPKDEVEARANAYRSRLKALDTWVKEQVAQLQTSKRVLVTSHDAFHYFGRAYEFEVVGIQGVSTEQEASQRDVMNVIKLIKAREIPAVFAETSVNSGLVDQVSRETDVKVSGPLYSDSLGVKDSGAENYEGMVTTNVTMIVNALGGETQVFTQGLP encoded by the coding sequence ATGAGATGGATCGCAATTCTGATTTCCGTGTTTGTACTTGGATGCGAGTCTAAATCTACGCCCGCTGATTCCTATGAGGTGGTGACCACCACGACGATGCTTGCCGATATGGTGCAAGAGCTCGCCGGTCCGGACGTGAAGGTGCGTTCATTGGTACCCGTTGGGGCTGATCCTCACTTGTATCAGCCTACGCCTGCGGATGTCCGAGACGTGTCACGTGCCTCGCTCGTCGTGACCAACGGCCTCGGTTTGGAGGGATGGATTGACGACCTTGTTCGAAACGCGGGTGGCAAGGATGCTAGGGTATTTGTCGCAACGAGTGGCATTGAGCCGCTGAAAATCGATTCCGATATCGACCCACACTTCTGGTTCGATGTGAGTTTGTGGTCGACGTCTACCTCTGGGGTTGAGAAACAACTCGTTGAGCTTCAAATCGCACCTAAAGACGAGGTTGAGGCCCGCGCAAACGCATATAGAAGCCGCCTCAAAGCCCTGGATACATGGGTCAAAGAACAGGTGGCCCAGCTCCAGACCTCTAAGCGAGTGCTCGTGACTTCTCATGACGCCTTTCACTATTTTGGGCGCGCCTATGAGTTTGAAGTGGTTGGAATTCAGGGGGTGAGCACTGAACAAGAGGCGAGCCAGCGGGACGTGATGAACGTCATAAAGCTCATCAAGGCCCGCGAGATTCCGGCTGTTTTTGCAGAAACCTCGGTGAATTCGGGGTTGGTTGACCAGGTATCTCGGGAGACTGATGTCAAGGTTTCGGGGCCGCTCTATTCTGACAGCCTTGGAGTCAAGGATAGCGGAGCGGAGAACTACGAAGGCATGGTGACTACCAACGTCACCATGATCGTAAACGCTCTTGGCGGAGAGACACAGGTCTTCACGCAAGGATTGCCCTAA
- a CDS encoding class I SAM-dependent methyltransferase, giving the protein MKLSEPYYESLSGVPARKMGWRNALERHIRFEVVRHLIKPHESLLDLGAGDGHLGRYLRACGWQGRYIAVESFPHPWTDFENAELIRRDFREISLPDADLVVAIGTMVGNTEATPHQHLLSRLEESRRAAVFIALDEEAWAFRLRDPALSGVVPDQVEMRKQADGRSWYPISLFWDELAFVLGSQTITWSRREMFRRADELTPSTVGERASVASSLDLEDILSGLNLAYPQDPEVSLAVQRWQNRHKIRLA; this is encoded by the coding sequence ATGAAACTGTCTGAACCTTATTATGAATCCTTGAGTGGGGTGCCTGCGCGAAAGATGGGTTGGCGAAATGCGCTCGAAAGGCACATTCGGTTCGAGGTCGTCCGCCATCTCATCAAGCCTCATGAGTCTCTCCTTGATCTAGGGGCGGGTGATGGTCACCTGGGACGTTATCTGCGCGCGTGTGGATGGCAAGGGCGCTACATCGCCGTGGAGTCTTTCCCTCATCCCTGGACGGATTTTGAGAATGCGGAGCTGATTAGACGGGATTTTCGCGAGATTTCATTACCTGATGCTGACCTCGTCGTCGCGATTGGTACGATGGTGGGAAATACCGAGGCTACACCGCACCAACATTTGCTTTCTCGCCTCGAAGAATCACGCCGTGCAGCCGTTTTCATTGCCCTGGACGAGGAAGCATGGGCGTTCAGGCTGCGCGACCCTGCGCTAAGTGGCGTGGTGCCTGACCAAGTTGAGATGAGAAAACAAGCGGATGGTCGGTCTTGGTACCCCATCTCACTCTTTTGGGACGAATTGGCGTTTGTCTTGGGCTCCCAAACCATAACGTGGTCGCGGCGCGAGATGTTTAGGCGTGCCGACGAATTGACCCCTTCAACCGTGGGTGAGCGCGCAAGTGTGGCTTCAAGTCTAGACCTGGAAGACATTCTTTCAGGCTTAAATCTGGCGTATCCACAGGACCCTGAAGTCAGCCTTGCAGTGCAAAGATGGCAAAATCGGCACAAAATTAGACTTGCCTAA
- a CDS encoding serine/threonine-protein kinase PknK — MNKPIPLGPFELRHVIGRGGMGEVWSGLHIAEGMPVAIKVVTAEGARKDSYLDSFRNEVRAVAALHHPGIVAPLEYGAIDLEAEEASGGKLVSGSPYIAMELALRGSLRKYQAVLGWDEIRISLLTVLEALAHAHAEGIIHRDLKPANVLVGCGTQAPGIKLTDFGLARLAESFERAGSVEQGWGTPHYMAPEQFRGTWRDYGPWTDLYALGCMAFELVDGEPPFVEASSSAFARAHALEVPRPIKPRIPVPEEFEPWVMRLLQKSPEDRFQLAADAAHMLRLMEAPPASRKRKTVTLLPVKGPTTAPTEDPEEEWSWDELERTIMDRPQTTQVLQDNKIRETTALAAHLNEALTDLDARGIRRLLPPMPTKWQSNHTQYSLPQLYGVGLGLFGIRALPMVGRETKRNQLWAALRRARETRTPQTVLLRGGPGAGKSRLATWLAKRAQELGAANFMVANHGTNAGEMDGLRRMFSSHMRCVGLFEDELCERVNQVLMRETETSELRDSKFAEIVLMGQAEDVSSERMTRSDQRYALMLRYLEAVADKRPLVVVLDDVQWGADALGFLNWILDRPRELPVLFVLTLRQDLIDQEPVEASLIDEIKRRPTTLDLEVPPLDELEIDNLVREMLGLDGALADEVEERSGGNPLFAVQLVTELVQSAKLQLGKSGFVLKHGEKLELPNNIFELWASRLKRALAGHTSASRIALEIAAALGREVSNREWQKACKLAQLDVEPHLLDTLVAHDLIQLGDDGWSFVHGLLRESVELWSKQNDRWEAVNAACSEMLLNLYTRHEFPFSERMANFLAEADEGEASLGYRLEAADIRVEMCDFARAEEHIRKTYQTAHQIGLDRESLIFGRAQVIAARANLYRAHFDEASRLAQMASIEARKHNWPKILRDALEIEAQGKLAHGSYKDALRLFERALEAFTAANDVDGVGRAILGIGRTCEAMGDLKKAETFFEESRMTFAAKGNLNGVARALNALGDAARGQGYLHTARNFANQAMQHYQELGNRAGQADCLNDMAELARHDQDYDQALTYCMQSIELFESIGSDESMVSRLTLGLILRDYARFSEALRIFDQCYTYFKSSRQLGHLATAIVHMLACLAAEGKWNKFEEKVLELEPLGSSVESTDPDLSASLKLAREFAHGANRETLAIRVTDLFTHETV; from the coding sequence GTGAATAAACCCATCCCACTCGGCCCGTTCGAGTTGCGCCACGTCATTGGACGCGGTGGCATGGGAGAGGTCTGGTCTGGCCTCCATATCGCCGAGGGTATGCCGGTGGCCATCAAGGTCGTGACTGCCGAAGGTGCCCGGAAAGACTCGTATTTAGATAGTTTTAGAAACGAAGTCCGGGCCGTTGCAGCGCTACACCACCCGGGGATTGTCGCGCCCCTTGAATACGGCGCCATCGACCTCGAGGCCGAGGAGGCTTCCGGTGGAAAACTCGTGTCTGGGAGTCCGTACATCGCGATGGAGCTCGCGCTTCGTGGCTCCCTTCGAAAATATCAAGCCGTGCTTGGTTGGGATGAGATTCGGATTTCGCTCCTCACTGTGCTCGAAGCGCTCGCGCATGCCCACGCCGAGGGAATCATTCACCGAGACCTCAAACCCGCGAACGTGCTGGTTGGGTGCGGTACTCAGGCCCCTGGAATCAAGCTGACGGACTTCGGTTTGGCAAGGCTTGCTGAGAGCTTCGAACGGGCGGGAAGTGTAGAGCAGGGCTGGGGAACACCTCATTATATGGCGCCCGAACAGTTCCGGGGTACCTGGCGAGACTACGGGCCGTGGACGGACCTCTATGCGCTTGGTTGTATGGCGTTTGAACTCGTGGATGGGGAACCGCCCTTTGTCGAGGCGTCTTCCAGCGCCTTCGCACGTGCGCATGCCCTCGAGGTGCCAAGGCCCATCAAGCCTCGAATCCCGGTGCCCGAGGAGTTCGAGCCGTGGGTCATGCGTCTGCTTCAGAAGTCCCCAGAAGACAGATTTCAGTTGGCGGCTGACGCGGCCCATATGTTGCGCTTGATGGAGGCTCCTCCTGCGTCTAGGAAACGAAAGACCGTGACGTTGTTGCCTGTGAAGGGGCCAACGACCGCACCCACCGAAGACCCTGAGGAGGAGTGGAGTTGGGACGAGCTAGAACGTACGATCATGGACCGGCCTCAAACCACTCAGGTCCTGCAAGACAACAAAATCCGCGAGACTACAGCGCTCGCCGCGCACCTCAACGAGGCTCTCACCGACCTGGACGCACGTGGGATTCGTCGTCTGCTGCCCCCGATGCCCACCAAGTGGCAGTCCAACCATACGCAGTACTCCTTGCCGCAGCTCTATGGCGTGGGTCTTGGCCTTTTCGGGATTCGTGCACTGCCAATGGTCGGAAGGGAAACCAAGCGAAATCAGCTCTGGGCAGCCCTCAGACGCGCCCGCGAAACCAGAACGCCTCAAACGGTTCTTCTGCGCGGTGGACCAGGTGCCGGGAAGAGCAGACTCGCAACCTGGCTTGCCAAACGTGCTCAAGAACTCGGCGCGGCGAACTTCATGGTCGCTAACCATGGCACCAACGCTGGGGAGATGGACGGATTGAGACGCATGTTCTCGAGCCATATGAGATGCGTCGGCCTTTTTGAGGACGAACTCTGTGAACGCGTCAATCAAGTGCTCATGCGTGAAACTGAGACATCCGAGCTTCGCGATTCCAAATTTGCCGAAATCGTTTTGATGGGGCAGGCCGAGGATGTTTCGAGCGAGAGGATGACCCGCTCGGACCAGCGATATGCCTTGATGCTTAGATATCTAGAGGCTGTGGCCGACAAGCGTCCTCTGGTCGTGGTGCTTGATGACGTGCAATGGGGTGCTGATGCGCTTGGTTTCTTAAATTGGATTCTCGACAGACCGCGCGAACTACCAGTTCTCTTTGTGCTTACGCTTCGGCAAGACCTCATTGATCAAGAGCCGGTTGAGGCATCCCTTATCGATGAGATTAAACGAAGGCCGACCACGTTGGATCTGGAGGTACCTCCGCTCGATGAGCTCGAGATCGACAATCTCGTGCGTGAAATGCTTGGTCTGGATGGCGCACTCGCGGACGAAGTCGAGGAGCGTTCCGGTGGCAATCCCCTTTTCGCGGTGCAGCTCGTCACAGAGCTGGTCCAAAGCGCGAAGCTCCAGCTCGGCAAGTCTGGCTTTGTGCTCAAACACGGCGAAAAGCTTGAGCTTCCGAACAATATCTTCGAACTCTGGGCTAGCCGGCTCAAACGCGCACTCGCTGGGCACACATCGGCTTCGAGGATTGCGCTCGAGATCGCAGCGGCGTTGGGCCGCGAGGTCTCTAATCGCGAATGGCAGAAGGCGTGCAAATTGGCGCAGCTCGATGTTGAACCTCATCTCTTGGACACGTTAGTTGCCCATGATTTGATTCAGCTCGGGGACGATGGCTGGAGCTTTGTGCACGGTTTACTTCGGGAATCTGTGGAGCTCTGGTCCAAACAAAACGACCGATGGGAAGCTGTAAACGCTGCGTGTTCAGAAATGCTTCTCAACCTCTACACGCGTCACGAGTTCCCATTTTCCGAGAGGATGGCAAACTTCCTCGCCGAGGCCGACGAGGGGGAGGCATCCCTTGGATACAGGCTTGAGGCGGCCGATATTCGAGTGGAGATGTGCGATTTTGCCCGTGCAGAAGAGCACATCCGAAAGACCTATCAAACAGCCCATCAGATTGGTCTGGATCGAGAATCCCTGATTTTCGGTCGTGCTCAAGTCATTGCAGCACGCGCAAACCTTTACCGCGCGCACTTCGACGAGGCCTCAAGGCTTGCTCAGATGGCGTCGATCGAGGCTCGCAAACACAATTGGCCAAAGATCCTCCGAGACGCGCTCGAGATTGAAGCCCAGGGCAAGCTCGCCCACGGGTCCTATAAAGATGCGCTGAGGCTCTTCGAACGCGCCCTTGAGGCGTTTACGGCCGCGAATGACGTGGATGGGGTAGGGCGCGCGATACTTGGCATTGGCCGGACCTGTGAGGCTATGGGCGACTTGAAGAAAGCTGAGACCTTTTTTGAAGAATCGCGGATGACCTTTGCGGCAAAAGGAAATCTAAACGGGGTCGCGCGGGCCCTGAATGCGCTCGGCGATGCTGCGCGAGGTCAGGGATATCTACACACCGCGCGGAACTTCGCGAATCAGGCTATGCAGCACTACCAAGAACTTGGAAATCGTGCGGGTCAGGCAGATTGCCTAAATGACATGGCAGAGTTGGCTCGGCATGACCAAGATTACGACCAAGCGCTGACCTATTGTATGCAGTCCATCGAGTTGTTCGAGTCAATTGGTTCGGACGAGAGCATGGTTTCGAGACTGACGCTTGGACTGATACTGAGAGATTATGCGAGATTCTCGGAAGCCTTGCGAATCTTTGACCAGTGCTACACCTACTTCAAGTCGAGTCGGCAACTTGGCCACCTTGCCACGGCCATCGTCCACATGTTGGCTTGCCTTGCCGCTGAAGGTAAGTGGAACAAATTCGAAGAGAAAGTTCTGGAGCTCGAGCCGCTCGGAAGTTCAGTGGAGAGTACCGACCCGGACCTTTCTGCCTCCCTCAAGTTGGCTCGTGAATTTGCGCACGGCGCGAATCGCGAAACTCTAGCCATCAGGGTCACGGACCTTTTCACGCATGAAACTGTCTGA